Genomic segment of Candidatus Marinarcus aquaticus:
CGTACGTTGCAAATCGTTCCCCGTTATTGACGTTAACAATTTCTACTTTTTGTCCCACTCTTAAATGCGAAGCCTGCATAAGCTCTTCATCAATGGTAATAGACCCCACATAGTTAAGATTTGCATCGGTTACGGTTGCTCTATGGATTTTACTATAAAGCATATCAAATGTCATTTACTGCTACCTTCTAGTTATTTAATTGTCATGGTTCTCCCCAGAATTGCTCTGGAATTAAAAACTCTTGTACTGGGTTTCCGCCCAGTATATGTTCGTCCACAATTCTATCAATTTTTTCCTTAGATAATTGTACGTACATATGATGTCCAGGTTCCACTAACATAACAGGTCCCATTTGACATCGCCCCAAACAGGATGTTCGAATCGGTTGGACAGGTCCCATAAGTCCTTTTTCCATCATTTTTTGCGCCAAATGATTAAACAAATCTTTTGTCAT
This window contains:
- a CDS encoding (2Fe-2S) ferredoxin domain-containing protein yields the protein MEMPAMPQPTFYMFKCEQSSPPGMPKPSCVNEMTKDLFNHLAQKMMEKGLMGPVQPIRTSCLGRCQMGPVMLVEPGHHMYVQLSKEKIDRIVDEHILGGNPVQEFLIPEQFWGEP